Proteins encoded together in one Mycolicibacter minnesotensis window:
- a CDS encoding fatty acid desaturase, producing the protein MSDSTTLGSVVPKSPSRRHPPPGEKAPKVAWPALSVTLGAFIAFVVATLGVIGGWLPAWAAIAINSTVVYLMFLPVHEATHHTLGRSSLLNALVGRFAWAFIGPHFAWPCLRYAHMEHHRNANDHENDPDYFATSKPFWQLLFRGPLGDFYYARWYLARLPERLRNSWRKPFIEFAESAVLVALTVTGIVLAVITGHIWTLAVVILIPQRIGLFFIILFFDWLPHYGLNVTHRENPYRASRTRIGLERLVTPLWMAQNYHLMHHLHPGLPIHVLPRVWRRNEAGYLACDPALSTLYGRELTVDEYRQLRPSPAS; encoded by the coding sequence GTGTCCGACTCCACTACGTTGGGATCTGTTGTGCCCAAGTCGCCTTCAAGGCGGCACCCACCGCCCGGCGAGAAGGCTCCCAAGGTGGCCTGGCCTGCGCTCAGTGTCACGCTCGGCGCGTTCATCGCCTTCGTGGTCGCGACCCTCGGTGTGATCGGTGGGTGGCTGCCGGCATGGGCCGCGATCGCGATCAATTCCACCGTCGTGTATCTGATGTTCCTGCCGGTACACGAGGCGACGCACCACACGCTGGGTAGGTCGAGCTTGCTGAATGCGCTGGTGGGGCGATTCGCCTGGGCCTTCATCGGGCCTCATTTCGCCTGGCCGTGCTTGCGTTACGCCCACATGGAACATCACCGGAACGCCAACGACCATGAGAATGATCCCGACTACTTCGCCACCAGTAAACCGTTCTGGCAGCTGCTGTTCCGGGGACCCCTGGGCGATTTCTACTACGCTCGCTGGTACCTGGCGAGGCTCCCCGAGCGCCTCCGGAACTCCTGGCGTAAGCCGTTCATCGAGTTCGCCGAGTCGGCGGTACTGGTCGCCTTGACCGTCACGGGCATTGTCCTGGCCGTCATCACCGGGCACATCTGGACCCTTGCGGTGGTCATCCTGATCCCACAGCGCATCGGTCTGTTCTTCATCATCTTGTTCTTCGACTGGTTGCCGCACTATGGGCTGAACGTGACCCACCGCGAAAATCCTTACCGCGCGTCTCGGACCCGGATCGGCCTGGAGCGGTTGGTGACCCCGTTGTGGATGGCACAGAACTACCATCTGATGCACCATCTGCACCCCGGGCTGCCGATCCACGTGTTGCCGCGCGTCTGGCGTCGCAATGAGGCCGGCTACTTGGCCTGCGACCCGGCGTTGTCGACCCTGTACGGCCGGGAACTGACCGTCGACGAATATCGGCAGTTGCGGCCCTCCCCCGCGAGCTGA
- a CDS encoding SDR family oxidoreductase, with amino-acid sequence MGLLDGRVVIVTGAGGGIGRAHALAFAAEGARVVVNDIGVGLDGSPAGGGSAAQNVVDEIVAAGGEAVANGSNVADWGQAEALIKQAVDTYGTLDVLVNNAGIVRDRMFANATEEEFDAVTAVHLKGHFATMKHAAAYWRAKAKAGETVDARIINTSSGAGLQGSVGQATYSASKAGIAALTLVAAAEMGRYGVTANAIAPSARTRMTETVFADMMSTQDQDFDAMAPENVSPLVVWLGSVESKDVTGKVFEVEGGKIRVAEGWAHGPQVDKGARWEPVELGPVVTDLLSQSRPPVPVYGA; translated from the coding sequence ATGGGACTTCTTGACGGCCGCGTGGTCATCGTCACCGGAGCGGGCGGCGGAATCGGGCGGGCGCACGCGCTGGCCTTTGCCGCCGAGGGTGCCCGGGTCGTGGTCAACGACATCGGTGTGGGCCTGGACGGCTCACCGGCCGGTGGGGGCAGTGCTGCCCAGAACGTGGTCGACGAGATCGTCGCAGCCGGTGGTGAAGCCGTCGCCAACGGCTCGAACGTCGCGGACTGGGGCCAGGCCGAGGCTCTGATCAAGCAGGCTGTCGACACCTACGGCACGCTCGACGTGCTGGTGAACAACGCCGGAATCGTCCGCGACCGCATGTTCGCCAACGCCACCGAAGAAGAATTCGACGCCGTCACTGCGGTGCACCTCAAGGGCCACTTCGCCACCATGAAGCACGCTGCCGCGTACTGGCGGGCCAAGGCCAAGGCCGGCGAAACGGTGGACGCCCGCATCATCAACACCAGCTCGGGCGCCGGCTTGCAGGGCAGTGTCGGGCAGGCCACCTACAGCGCCTCTAAGGCAGGCATTGCCGCGCTGACCTTGGTCGCCGCCGCTGAGATGGGCCGCTACGGCGTCACCGCCAACGCGATCGCCCCGTCGGCACGGACCCGGATGACCGAGACCGTGTTCGCCGACATGATGAGCACGCAGGACCAGGACTTCGACGCGATGGCCCCGGAGAACGTCAGCCCGCTGGTGGTCTGGCTGGGCAGTGTGGAGTCGAAGGACGTGACGGGCAAGGTCTTCGAAGTCGAAGGCGGCAAGATTCGGGTCGCCGAAGGGTGGGCTCACGGACCGCAGGTCGACAAGGGGGCACGTTGGGAGCCGGTCGAGCTGGGGCCGGTTGTCACCGACCTGCTCTCCCAGTCGCGGCCGCCGGTACCGGTTTACGGAGCCTAG
- a CDS encoding SDR family oxidoreductase, which produces MSDSAAAAINLGLTGKVVLVTGGVRGVGAGISAVFADQGATVVTCARRPVEGLPYEFHSCDVRDDGAVKSLIEAIVATHGRIDIVINNAGGSPFALAADASANFSRKIIELNLLSSLLVSTHANAVMQNQAAGGAIVNITSVSGHRASPGTAAYGAAKAGVDSLTTSLAVEWAPKVRINSIVVGMVETEQSELFYGDAESVAAVGATVPLGRLAKPSEIGWTAAFLSSELASYVTGASLTVHGGGENPAYLDASSANK; this is translated from the coding sequence GTGTCTGACTCTGCAGCTGCCGCCATCAACCTCGGATTGACCGGCAAGGTGGTACTGGTCACCGGCGGAGTGCGCGGTGTTGGCGCGGGCATCAGCGCGGTATTCGCCGACCAGGGCGCAACGGTCGTGACCTGCGCACGACGACCGGTAGAGGGCCTGCCGTATGAGTTTCATTCCTGCGATGTCCGCGACGACGGCGCGGTCAAGAGCCTGATCGAGGCGATCGTTGCCACCCACGGCCGGATCGACATTGTGATCAACAATGCCGGCGGCTCCCCGTTCGCACTGGCCGCTGACGCATCGGCCAACTTCAGCCGCAAGATCATCGAGCTGAACCTGCTCAGTTCGCTGCTGGTGTCCACCCATGCGAATGCGGTCATGCAGAACCAGGCCGCCGGCGGTGCGATCGTCAACATCACCAGCGTGAGCGGCCACCGTGCGTCGCCGGGTACCGCCGCCTACGGTGCGGCCAAGGCAGGGGTGGACAGCCTGACGACGTCGTTGGCCGTGGAATGGGCACCGAAGGTGCGGATCAACTCGATCGTGGTCGGCATGGTCGAGACCGAGCAGTCCGAATTGTTCTACGGCGACGCCGAATCGGTGGCCGCTGTCGGCGCGACCGTGCCGCTGGGACGGCTGGCCAAACCATCCGAAATTGGTTGGACGGCAGCGTTTTTGAGTTCTGAACTGGCGTCCTATGTCACCGGCGCCAGCCTGACCGTGCACGGCGGTGGCGAGAACCCCGCCTACCTCGACGCATCTAGCGCTAACAAATAA
- the echA20 gene encoding (7aS)-7a-methyl-1,5-dioxo-2,3,5,6,7,7a-hexahydro-1H-indene-carboxyl-CoA hydrolase, whose translation MPITSTTVEPGIVAVTVDYPPVNALPSRAWFELGEVITAVGNDMSTHAVILRAEGRGFNAGVDIKEMQNTEGFTALIDANRGCFAAFKAVYECAVPVIVAVNGFCVGGGIGLVGNADVIVASDDAKFGLPEVERGALGAATHLSRLVPQHMMRRLFYTAATVDAATLHRYGSVHEVVPRAELDEAALRVARDIASKDTRVIRAAKEALNLIDVQKVNSSYRMEQGFTFELNLSGVADEHRDEFAGTEKGAKK comes from the coding sequence ATGCCGATCACATCCACAACCGTCGAACCGGGGATCGTCGCGGTCACCGTCGACTACCCGCCGGTCAATGCCCTGCCCTCACGGGCCTGGTTCGAGCTGGGCGAGGTCATCACCGCCGTCGGCAACGACATGTCCACCCACGCGGTGATCTTGCGGGCCGAGGGCCGCGGGTTCAACGCAGGCGTCGACATCAAGGAAATGCAGAACACCGAAGGCTTCACCGCCCTGATCGACGCCAACCGCGGTTGCTTCGCCGCATTCAAGGCCGTCTACGAATGCGCGGTGCCGGTGATCGTCGCGGTCAACGGCTTCTGCGTCGGCGGCGGCATCGGCCTGGTCGGCAACGCCGACGTGATCGTGGCCTCCGACGACGCCAAATTCGGTCTGCCGGAAGTGGAGCGTGGCGCGCTGGGCGCGGCCACTCACCTGTCGCGACTGGTGCCGCAGCACATGATGCGCCGGCTGTTCTACACCGCGGCCACCGTGGATGCCGCCACCCTGCACCGGTACGGCTCGGTGCACGAGGTGGTGCCGCGCGCCGAGCTCGACGAGGCCGCACTGCGGGTGGCCCGCGACATCGCGTCGAAGGACACCCGGGTGATCCGGGCCGCGAAAGAAGCCCTGAACTTGATTGACGTACAGAAGGTCAACTCCAGCTACCGGATGGAGCAGGGCTTCACCTTCGAGCTCAACCTCTCCGGTGTCGCCGACGAGCACCGCGACGAGTTCGCCGGGACCGAGAAGGGCGCCAAGAAATGA
- the ipdA gene encoding cholesterol ring-cleaving hydrolase subunit IpdA: protein MSKLTTLDAAVAELRDGMTIGIGGWGSRRKPMAFVRAILRTDVKDLTVVTYGGPDLGLLCSAGKVRRAYYGFVSLDSPPFYDPWFSKARTTGAIEAREMDEGMLRCGLQAAAQRLPFLPIRAGLGSSVIDFWEGELKTVTSPYPVSAAEGGGHETLVAMPALNLDAAFVHMNIGDQRGNAAYTGIDPYFDDLFLMSAQRRFLSVEKIVPTEELIATTSPQTQVINRMMVDHVVEAPGGAHFTIGAADYGRDEKFQRHYAEAAKSEETWAEFKATYLSGSEDDYQAAVKAFGAEA from the coding sequence ATGAGCAAGCTGACCACCCTCGACGCGGCCGTCGCCGAGCTGCGCGACGGCATGACCATCGGCATCGGCGGCTGGGGCTCGCGCCGCAAGCCGATGGCATTCGTCCGCGCCATCCTGCGCACCGACGTGAAAGACCTGACCGTGGTGACCTACGGCGGCCCGGACCTGGGCCTGCTGTGCTCAGCGGGCAAGGTGCGCCGGGCCTACTACGGCTTCGTCTCCCTGGACTCTCCCCCGTTCTACGACCCGTGGTTCTCGAAGGCCCGCACCACCGGTGCGATCGAAGCCCGTGAGATGGACGAGGGCATGCTGCGCTGCGGGTTGCAGGCCGCCGCCCAGCGACTGCCGTTCCTGCCGATCCGCGCCGGCCTGGGCAGCTCGGTGATCGACTTCTGGGAAGGTGAGCTCAAGACGGTCACCTCCCCGTACCCCGTCTCGGCTGCAGAAGGGGGTGGACACGAGACGCTGGTCGCGATGCCGGCCCTGAACCTCGACGCGGCCTTCGTGCACATGAACATCGGCGATCAGCGCGGCAACGCCGCCTACACCGGGATCGACCCGTACTTCGACGACCTGTTCTTGATGTCGGCACAGCGCCGGTTCCTGTCGGTGGAGAAGATCGTGCCCACCGAAGAGCTCATCGCCACCACGTCGCCGCAGACCCAGGTGATCAACCGGATGATGGTGGATCACGTGGTGGAAGCCCCCGGTGGCGCCCACTTCACCATCGGTGCAGCCGACTACGGCCGCGACGAGAAGTTCCAGCGGCACTACGCCGAAGCCGCCAAGTCCGAGGAGACCTGGGCGGAGTTCAAGGCCACCTACCTGTCCGGCAGCGAAGACGACTACCAAGCTGCGGTCAAGGCATTCGGAGCGGAGGCATAA
- the ipdB gene encoding cholesterol ring-cleaving hydrolase subunit IpdB, with product MTDSPTRAEICAVACAELFRDAGEIMASPMATVPSVGARLARLTFSPDLVLTDGEARILADTPAIGKVGPLEGWMPFNRVFETLSWGRRHVIMGANQIDRYGNQNLSAFGSLQQPTRQMFGVRGAPGNTINHTTSYWVGAHSSRVFCESVDIVSGIGYDKVDPANPAFRFFNLGGVVSNLGVFDFSGPDHQMRAVSLHPGVTADEVTENTSFEVHGLADAATTRLPEVEELRLIREVIDPKSLRDKEVKA from the coding sequence ATGACCGACTCACCCACTCGCGCCGAGATCTGCGCCGTCGCCTGCGCTGAGCTGTTCCGCGACGCCGGCGAAATCATGGCCTCCCCGATGGCCACGGTGCCCTCGGTCGGCGCCCGGCTGGCCCGCCTCACCTTCTCCCCCGACCTGGTGCTCACCGACGGGGAGGCCCGCATCCTGGCCGACACCCCGGCGATCGGCAAGGTCGGGCCGCTGGAAGGCTGGATGCCGTTCAACCGAGTCTTCGAGACCCTGTCGTGGGGCCGGCGCCATGTGATCATGGGCGCCAACCAGATCGACCGCTACGGCAACCAGAACCTGTCGGCGTTCGGTTCGCTTCAGCAGCCCACCCGGCAGATGTTCGGCGTGCGTGGAGCGCCGGGCAACACCATCAACCACACCACCAGCTACTGGGTGGGCGCGCACTCGTCGCGGGTGTTCTGCGAGTCCGTGGACATCGTCTCGGGCATCGGCTACGACAAGGTCGACCCGGCCAACCCGGCGTTCCGGTTCTTCAACCTCGGCGGCGTGGTGAGCAACCTCGGGGTGTTCGACTTCAGCGGTCCGGACCACCAGATGCGTGCGGTCTCACTGCACCCCGGCGTCACCGCCGATGAGGTCACCGAGAACACCTCGTTCGAGGTGCACGGCCTGGCCGACGCTGCGACGACCCGGTTGCCCGAGGTCGAGGAGCTGCGGCTGATCCGCGAGGTCATCGACCCGAAGTCGCTGCGGGACAAAGAAGTCAAAGCATGA
- the ipdC gene encoding (3aS,4S,5R,7aS)-5-hydroxy-7a-methyl-1-oxo-octahydro-1H-indene-4-carboxyl-CoA dehydrogenase, producing MSRLKTPLTELVGIEHPVVQTGMGWVAGARLVSATANAGGLGILASATMTIDELATAIAKVKSATDKPFGVNIRADGADAGDRVDLMIREGVKVASFALAPKAELIAKLKEAGSVVIPSVGAAKHAKKVASWGADAVIVQGGEGGGHTGPVATTLLLPSVLDAVAGTGVQVIAAGGFFDGRGLAAALSYGATGVAMGTRFLLTSDSTVPDSVKQRYLAADLSGTVVSTRVDGMPHRVLRTELVEKLESGSRARGFSAAIRNAAKFKKMSQMSWPTMVKDGLAMRHGKELTWSQVLMAANTPMLLKAGLVEGNTEAGVLASGQVAGILDSLPSCAELITSIVDEAAEHLQSANQFIQS from the coding sequence ATGAGTCGCCTGAAGACCCCGCTGACCGAACTGGTCGGTATCGAACACCCGGTGGTGCAGACCGGCATGGGCTGGGTGGCCGGCGCCCGACTGGTATCGGCCACCGCCAACGCGGGCGGCTTGGGCATCCTGGCCTCGGCGACCATGACCATCGATGAGCTGGCCACCGCAATAGCCAAGGTGAAGTCGGCGACCGACAAGCCCTTCGGCGTCAACATCCGCGCGGATGGCGCCGACGCCGGCGACCGGGTGGACCTGATGATCCGCGAGGGCGTCAAGGTGGCGTCGTTCGCACTGGCACCCAAGGCCGAACTGATCGCCAAGCTCAAAGAGGCCGGCTCCGTGGTGATCCCGTCAGTGGGCGCGGCCAAGCACGCCAAGAAGGTGGCGTCCTGGGGCGCCGACGCGGTGATCGTGCAGGGCGGCGAAGGCGGCGGGCACACCGGCCCGGTCGCCACCACGCTGCTGCTGCCGTCGGTGCTCGACGCGGTCGCCGGCACCGGCGTGCAGGTGATCGCCGCCGGCGGCTTCTTCGACGGGCGCGGCCTGGCAGCCGCGCTGTCCTACGGTGCCACGGGTGTGGCGATGGGAACCCGATTCCTGTTGACCAGCGACTCCACCGTTCCGGACTCGGTCAAGCAGCGCTACCTGGCCGCCGACCTGAGCGGCACCGTGGTATCCACCCGGGTAGACGGCATGCCACACCGGGTGCTGCGCACTGAACTGGTTGAGAAACTCGAAAGCGGCTCGCGGGCACGCGGTTTCAGCGCCGCTATCCGCAACGCGGCGAAGTTCAAGAAGATGTCGCAGATGAGCTGGCCGACCATGGTCAAAGATGGACTGGCCATGCGGCACGGCAAAGAACTGACCTGGTCGCAGGTGCTCATGGCCGCGAACACTCCGATGCTGCTCAAAGCCGGACTGGTGGAAGGCAACACCGAAGCAGGCGTACTGGCATCGGGGCAGGTCGCCGGCATCCTCGACAGCCTGCCGTCGTGCGCGGAGCTGATCACCTCGATTGTCGACGAAGCGGCCGAGCACCTGCAGTCGGCCAACCAGTTCATCCAGTCCTGA
- a CDS encoding type IV toxin-antitoxin system AbiEi family antitoxin, with translation MDELDWPFLGVEALAAKAIPERLMRTLYEPVYPGVYVPWGMVPTARQRAIAAWLWSRRRAVVAGNSAAALLGAKWVSPELDAELVYGNHKSPPKLIVHEDILKSQELTMSDGMRVTTPARTAFDIGRRTRSRLLAVQRLDALSNATGVSVDEVEAVIAARRGARGLNRLRQFLPLVDPGAESPQETRTRLALIDAGLPCPETQIVVLDGYGGFVGRIDMGYREFNVGIEYDGAQHWTDPVQRQGDIDRQAALAEHGWLIVRVSAEMLRYREATMIGRVLDAMRAAGWTASRNLTTPRRCVAS, from the coding sequence GTGGACGAACTGGACTGGCCGTTTCTCGGTGTGGAGGCTTTGGCCGCCAAGGCGATTCCCGAGCGTTTGATGCGCACCCTCTATGAGCCGGTCTATCCAGGTGTCTATGTGCCGTGGGGGATGGTGCCAACCGCGCGACAGCGAGCGATCGCCGCGTGGCTGTGGTCGCGGCGGCGGGCGGTGGTGGCGGGTAACTCCGCCGCGGCGCTGCTGGGCGCGAAGTGGGTGAGCCCCGAGCTCGACGCTGAGCTGGTGTACGGCAATCACAAGTCGCCGCCAAAGCTCATTGTGCACGAGGACATTCTGAAGTCACAGGAGCTGACGATGTCGGACGGGATGCGGGTCACGACCCCTGCCCGAACTGCCTTCGATATCGGCCGGCGGACTCGGTCGAGGCTATTGGCGGTTCAGCGCCTTGACGCGCTGTCCAACGCGACCGGCGTTTCCGTTGACGAAGTCGAAGCTGTCATCGCTGCTCGCCGGGGCGCGCGTGGGCTCAACCGGCTGCGGCAGTTCTTGCCGCTGGTGGATCCCGGTGCGGAATCGCCCCAAGAGACCCGCACCCGGTTGGCGCTGATCGACGCGGGGTTGCCGTGTCCGGAGACCCAGATCGTGGTTCTCGACGGTTACGGCGGGTTCGTGGGCCGGATCGACATGGGATATCGGGAATTTAACGTCGGTATCGAGTACGACGGCGCGCAACACTGGACCGACCCGGTCCAGCGGCAGGGTGATATTGACCGCCAAGCTGCGCTGGCCGAGCACGGGTGGCTGATCGTTCGGGTCAGCGCAGAGATGCTGCGCTACCGGGAGGCGACGATGATCGGCCGGGTACTTGACGCCATGCGTGCCGCTGGGTGGACCGCGAGCCGGAATCTCACGACGCCGAGACGGTGTGTCGCGTCGTGA
- a CDS encoding VOC family protein, translated as MMGTVKTGLKDINLVCVPTLEQAKAVAFYESLGFEKRTDIDMGDGYRWIEVYPPNGTTGIALAPPESGSVEPTVTGITLTTDDIDATHAALKELGVDVDDQVARMGDPVPPLLWFRDPTGHTLMVAEA; from the coding sequence ATGATGGGCACCGTCAAGACCGGTCTCAAGGACATCAACCTCGTGTGCGTTCCCACCCTCGAGCAGGCGAAGGCGGTGGCTTTCTATGAGTCGCTGGGCTTCGAGAAGCGCACCGACATCGATATGGGCGACGGCTACCGGTGGATCGAGGTCTATCCGCCGAACGGCACCACCGGCATCGCGCTGGCACCGCCGGAGAGTGGGTCGGTCGAACCTACCGTCACCGGTATCACGCTGACCACCGACGACATCGACGCCACGCATGCCGCTCTGAAAGAGCTCGGTGTCGACGTGGACGACCAGGTTGCCCGGATGGGAGATCCGGTTCCTCCGTTGCTGTGGTTCCGCGACCCCACTGGTCACACCCTGATGGTGGCGGAGGCCTAA
- a CDS encoding DUF899 domain-containing protein, which produces MTGFKAPEVVDHQTWQREIDALRDREKAATRELDAIAAQRRRLPMVAMDRYVLEGERGPVCLAEVFDGKSQLIVYHHMWSPGQEWQCPGCTGFTAQFTRLEFLSAYDARFVIVTQGPIDEALAYKERVGNQMDWYSTANSPFGADVGVPPGGPFAVNVFLRQGHDVYRTWYTQHRGVEQLSHTFPLIDVLPYGRQEQWQDSPDGWPQGPTYGRWASSPEIARLYSGNS; this is translated from the coding sequence ATGACGGGCTTCAAGGCGCCGGAGGTGGTGGATCACCAAACCTGGCAGCGGGAGATCGACGCCCTACGCGACAGGGAGAAGGCGGCTACCCGCGAACTCGACGCGATCGCGGCGCAGCGTCGGCGGCTGCCGATGGTCGCCATGGATCGCTATGTGCTCGAAGGCGAGCGCGGACCCGTCTGCCTCGCGGAGGTGTTCGACGGAAAGAGTCAACTGATCGTCTACCACCACATGTGGTCACCGGGTCAGGAATGGCAGTGCCCGGGGTGCACGGGCTTCACCGCACAGTTCACCCGGCTCGAATTCCTGTCCGCATACGACGCACGGTTCGTCATCGTCACGCAGGGGCCCATCGATGAGGCGCTCGCATACAAGGAGCGAGTGGGCAATCAGATGGACTGGTACAGCACCGCCAACAGCCCGTTCGGCGCCGACGTCGGCGTGCCGCCGGGCGGACCCTTCGCGGTGAATGTCTTTCTGCGCCAGGGCCATGACGTCTACCGAACCTGGTATACCCAACACCGAGGAGTCGAGCAGCTCAGTCACACGTTCCCGTTGATCGACGTGTTGCCTTATGGCCGGCAGGAACAGTGGCAGGACTCACCTGACGGATGGCCCCAAGGTCCCACCTATGGTCGCTGGGCCAGCTCGCCGGAGATCGCCCGGCTGTATTCCGGCAATTCCTGA
- a CDS encoding TetR/AcrR family transcriptional regulator — MTTKTGYHHGDLCAALIDAGLQLTRIGGPEALTVREATRRVGVSPNAAYRHFADREALLRAVAIAIGDRMAARMVTPLARRGSAQTRARNQLRAVGLGYIGFALDEPGWFTVAFFGAGVVAVDGGVPPPFQALVDALDAMTDAGVLQPSRRAGAEWPCWSAVHGFAELALRGPLHGAPRSDLDALAQRTVDDIIAGLLR; from the coding sequence GTGACGACAAAGACCGGGTATCACCACGGCGACCTGTGCGCGGCGCTGATCGACGCCGGCCTGCAGTTGACCCGGATCGGCGGACCGGAAGCCCTGACTGTCCGAGAGGCGACTCGGCGCGTCGGGGTCTCCCCCAATGCGGCATACCGTCACTTCGCCGACCGTGAAGCGCTGTTGAGAGCGGTCGCGATCGCGATCGGCGACCGCATGGCCGCACGCATGGTGACGCCGTTGGCCCGACGCGGCTCAGCGCAGACGCGCGCTCGCAACCAGTTGCGCGCGGTAGGCCTCGGCTATATCGGGTTCGCGCTGGACGAGCCCGGGTGGTTCACCGTGGCCTTCTTTGGAGCCGGGGTCGTCGCGGTCGACGGCGGTGTCCCCCCACCGTTTCAAGCGCTGGTGGACGCGCTCGACGCGATGACGGATGCCGGTGTGCTGCAGCCCAGCCGGCGAGCCGGCGCAGAGTGGCCCTGCTGGTCGGCAGTGCACGGCTTCGCCGAGCTGGCGTTGCGCGGGCCGCTGCACGGCGCCCCACGCTCCGATCTTGATGCACTGGCACAACGAACGGTTGATGACATCATCGCCGGGCTGCTGCGCTGA
- a CDS encoding TetR/AcrR family transcriptional regulator encodes MERPIPTAPGGRRIRGLDAEQRRAQRREQLLTAAFELFARDGYVNTSIEQICQTAYVGNKAFYEVFDSKEDCYLALMKELGARIATRVMEELQYVVAGEGDEATVRRVLAVLAHELVVDPRLVVVTFRECTGISPRVEARRRADRRWAAATLEAFWSRRAQPGENIDYRAVTIATVGGLFEIIADFLDVVDPPCSVDDLAHDLSSFVLTVGRGIQRPARSA; translated from the coding sequence ATGGAAAGACCGATTCCGACGGCACCGGGGGGACGCCGGATTCGTGGGCTCGACGCTGAACAGCGACGAGCCCAACGTCGTGAGCAACTCCTCACCGCCGCATTCGAATTGTTTGCCCGCGACGGCTACGTCAACACCTCGATCGAGCAGATCTGCCAGACCGCATACGTGGGCAACAAGGCCTTCTACGAGGTCTTCGACAGCAAAGAGGACTGCTACCTCGCGTTGATGAAAGAACTCGGTGCACGTATAGCGACGAGGGTCATGGAGGAGTTGCAGTACGTCGTTGCCGGGGAGGGTGACGAGGCCACGGTGCGCCGCGTTCTCGCTGTGCTCGCCCACGAGCTGGTTGTCGATCCCCGGCTGGTGGTTGTGACGTTCCGGGAATGCACGGGGATCTCTCCGCGGGTGGAGGCCCGGCGCCGGGCGGACCGGCGCTGGGCGGCAGCCACGTTGGAGGCGTTCTGGAGTCGTCGGGCTCAACCGGGCGAGAACATCGACTACCGCGCGGTGACCATTGCCACCGTCGGGGGACTTTTCGAGATCATCGCCGACTTTCTGGACGTGGTCGACCCGCCGTGTTCGGTGGACGATCTCGCCCACGACCTCAGCTCCTTCGTGCTCACGGTCGGCCGGGGTATTCAGCGTCCCGCGCGCAGTGCCTGA